Genomic window (Antricoccus suffuscus):
GAAAGCCGGGATCGAGTGCAGCGAACAACTTCCCGGCCGAGGTGCTGTGCAGGTAAAGCGGTTCGCCAAGCCTAATGTGAATGCTGACCCGCCTGGCACCGAGGTAGCGATCCACGTAGATCAACTGCTGGCCACTCGGCACTGCCAGGTAGACCGCTTCACCGGTCCGTTCGGTCAATGCGATGAGGTGACGGCGGGCCGCGACATGGACCGAGACACCGTCGAGGACCTGCGCGCTCAGGGCGATGGCTTCGGGGCCAATTCCGTACTGACCGTCCACGCTGTCGATTTGGCGCAACTCGACAAGGGTCCGCAGCAGATCATGCGTACTGCTAATGGGCATCTTCAGCGCACGGCTCACCTCAGACACCGACATGGTCTGAGGCGAGGATGCGATCAACCGGATTACAGCGAAGATGCGACTCAGTCGGTCGGCCTTCATCGTGCCTCCTCGGCCAGCACGCTTTCGACGAGCGACGCCGCATCGTCATGAAGCCCACGCCTTAGTAATTTTCCGGTGCCGGTGCGCGGCAGTTCGGTAACCACCGCGACGGCCCACGGGACCTTGTACCCGGCGATCCGCCCCTTGCAATACGCGATTACCTCGTCGGCAACCAGCTCGCCAGAACGGGACACGACGAATGCGACAACTACCTGTTCCCGTGAGGGGTGCGGCGCTCCCAGGACGACGACTTCGGCGATATCGGGGTGGGTACTGAGATAACTCTCCACTTCGGCCGGCGAGACGTTGATCCCCGATGTCTTGATCATGTCGGTGATCCGCCCGACGAACGCGACCGCGCCGTCCGGAGTGACGATCATCCGGTCACCTGTGCGGTACCACCCATCGGCGGTGAACGCTGTGAGGTTCGATTCCTGGTTGTTGAGATATCCAGACATCACCCTGCCCCGCACATGGAGCTCTCCTGGGGTACCGGCGGGGACTGGTAGTCCAGTCTCCTGGTCGATTACCCGCACCTCGACGCCCGGTAGTGGGGCGCCCTGCGTGTGGAGCCGCACCGCGAGCGGCTCACGATGGTCGGTCACGCAGCAGTTTCCGTACGTCTCCGTCGATCCGTAGACATTGCAGATCTGCTCGACGCCCAGTGTGACGGCGGCGCGCCGCACCTCATCCGGCCTGCCGATCGTCAAGCCTGTCCGCAGCGAGTCCAAGCCTGAGATGTGTCGCGCAACCTCACCGTTGTGTGCCTCGGCCAAGGCGTCGATGATTGCCGGGAGCAGGTATGCCGCCGTTACTCTTTCACGGTCCATGAGCGTTGCGGTCGAGTCCGGCTCGAATTGTTCTTGCAGAACTAGACAAGCGCCGTGAGCCATTGTCGCCATCAACGCGTTAGCGCAGCCGTAGCTCCAAAATAGCGGCGAGCCAAGCCAAACTCGGTCTCGCCCGCTAAGTCCCATGCGCTCACCAATGTGGAACCCGTTGACAATAAGGTCGCGATGACGCAGTGGTACCGCTTTTGGAGCGGTCGTCGAACCCGATGTGTACAGCACGAATGCCGGCCCGTCGCCGCGTTCGGCAACGGCCGGTGCCGGACTATCGGAATCATCGCCGAGGAGGTCGCCCCACCGCAGCGTGCCGCGCCGCGAATCGGATCCGAGAACGACGACCGCACGCAACTTCGGGAACCGGGCGCTGCTCCATTGTCCCGGCTCCGCTTCGCCCATCTCGGGTACCAACGACTCCAGTTCGGCAAGGAGATCGATGCTGCGGACCCGGTCGGCCAGGATCAGAGTCGATGCACCAGAACTGCTTAGGAGTTGCTCGAGGTCGTAGGCCCGCACCCAGGTGTTGAACGCGTCGACTCGGGCTCCAGCGCCAAGCGCACCAAAAGAAGCCATCAGCCATTCGGGAGTATTCGGGGCCAGAAGTGCCACGACATCACCGTCTTCAACACCGATCCTGGCCAGTCCGCGCGCTATCCGACGCGCACCGGAATCGAGGTCTGCATAACTGAACCGCCTGTCGCCGGCGACTAATGCCTCCCGGTCAGGACGACCCGACGCGCACTCACTCAGCAGCGCCGGAAGTGTACGGGCCGCTGGAATCGTGGTCGGCATCATGGCAGGACGGAACACTTCGTCGTGATCTGCTCGGATAACGACACCCGCCACCCCTTATCAGCTGTCCACCGAACGCGCCGAGGACATATTCGAAAACTCGAAGTTCGATTCGCAATCTTGTAACAACGGTAGGCGTGTACAAGGATGTGAGTCAAGAGAGTTCAAGTCGCGTTGAACCAGAAGAGTCGACGTACAGCGGAACAAAACGAGAGAGGCAATATGAGCACATACCTGAAATCCCGACTTCTCAGGACCCGGCCAACGCTCTCGTCAACCGCATCGTTACGGACGGGTGCGCACTCCCAATGACACACAGCAACTGGGGGCGCTGGGGCCCCGACGACGAGGCCGGTGCGCTGAACTTGTTAACGGCGGCCACCGTCAAACGTGGCGTCGAGCAGGTTACGGAAGGCACCGTCATATCGCTGGCGCAACCGTGTGGGCCGGTGGCGATGACGTCACCGCATCGCCATTCACCGGCCAGATTCATGGACCGCGACGCTGGCGACTACGCCGTCGGCACACGACGAACCAGCAATTTCAAGTTTGCCGAGGACACCGTCCTAATGCCGACCCACAGCGGCACTCACCTCGACGCGCTCGCGCACGGCTGGGAAGGAGATCGCCTATACAACAACCATCCATCCGCGGACACTCGCTCCATCCGCGGGGCGGCGCGGTGTGGCGCGGACAAGTTACGACCAATCGTCACGCGAGGGGTGCTGCTCGATATCGTCGCGCTGTCTGGTTCAGCGCTCGCCGCAAGCACGGGGGTAACCGACACCGATCTCGAACGCGCCTACGAGATGGGCGGCGTTCAGCCACGGAGCGGAGACGCGGCCCTTGTCCGGACCGGATGGTGGGAAAGGGGCCTGTCGACGACGGACTACCACCGCGATGAGCCTGGACTGACGTTGGATGCGGCGGAGTGGCTTGCCGAACGCGATGTCGCCGTCGTGGGCGTTGACAATTACGCCGTCGAAGTACAACCCAGCGAACCGGGCAGCATGTTCCCTGTGCACCTCTGCCTACTCCACCGCAATGGCGTGCCACTTCTCGAGAACCTCGACCTGTCCATTCTCGCCGACACAGGCCGTTCGGAGTTTCTGTTCATGCTTGCCCCCTTGCCCTTGGAAGGATCGACGGCCAGTCCGGTAGCGCCGATAGCCGTGCTCTGACGTCGGTCATCCTTCAAGTTCCTTGACATCCTTTGCTTGCGAACCGGCTTCGTATTCGGGAGAGAC
Coding sequences:
- a CDS encoding AMP-binding protein; the protein is MMPTTIPAARTLPALLSECASGRPDREALVAGDRRFSYADLDSGARRIARGLARIGVEDGDVVALLAPNTPEWLMASFGALGAGARVDAFNTWVRAYDLEQLLSSSGASTLILADRVRSIDLLAELESLVPEMGEAEPGQWSSARFPKLRAVVVLGSDSRRGTLRWGDLLGDDSDSPAPAVAERGDGPAFVLYTSGSTTAPKAVPLRHRDLIVNGFHIGERMGLSGRDRVWLGSPLFWSYGCANALMATMAHGACLVLQEQFEPDSTATLMDRERVTAAYLLPAIIDALAEAHNGEVARHISGLDSLRTGLTIGRPDEVRRAAVTLGVEQICNVYGSTETYGNCCVTDHREPLAVRLHTQGAPLPGVEVRVIDQETGLPVPAGTPGELHVRGRVMSGYLNNQESNLTAFTADGWYRTGDRMIVTPDGAVAFVGRITDMIKTSGINVSPAEVESYLSTHPDIAEVVVLGAPHPSREQVVVAFVVSRSGELVADEVIAYCKGRIAGYKVPWAVAVVTELPRTGTGKLLRRGLHDDAASLVESVLAEEAR
- a CDS encoding IclR family transcriptional regulator, with the protein product MKADRLSRIFAVIRLIASSPQTMSVSEVSRALKMPISSTHDLLRTLVELRQIDSVDGQYGIGPEAIALSAQVLDGVSVHVAARRHLIALTERTGEAVYLAVPSGQQLIYVDRYLGARRVSIHIRLGEPLYLHSTSAGKLFAALDPGFRRKLFQVRRPRLTGQTIVDDDKLSAELAGIARARLSITRGESFLGILGLAVPVWGSDGTLVAAIHVSTSEASVDDKRMAAVVSAMREVATGLMTDIGGLAPSEPVGVAPPGI
- a CDS encoding cyclase family protein; this translates as MTHSNWGRWGPDDEAGALNLLTAATVKRGVEQVTEGTVISLAQPCGPVAMTSPHRHSPARFMDRDAGDYAVGTRRTSNFKFAEDTVLMPTHSGTHLDALAHGWEGDRLYNNHPSADTRSIRGAARCGADKLRPIVTRGVLLDIVALSGSALAASTGVTDTDLERAYEMGGVQPRSGDAALVRTGWWERGLSTTDYHRDEPGLTLDAAEWLAERDVAVVGVDNYAVEVQPSEPGSMFPVHLCLLHRNGVPLLENLDLSILADTGRSEFLFMLAPLPLEGSTASPVAPIAVL